From the Synechococcus sp. KORDI-49 genome, the window GCTCGGGGAAGATCATCGCGATCGCCTTGGCCGAGCCGGTGGTCGTGGGGATCAGGGACGTGAGGCCGGAGCGGGCCCGCCGCAGATCGCTCTTGAAGGCATCGATCGGCACCTGGGTGTTGGTGATGTCGTGAATGGTGGTGATCATTCCGTGCTCGATGCCGAAGGTCTCATGCACGACCTTCACCACCGGTGCAAGGCAGTTGGTGGTGCAGGACGCCGCGGTGATCAGGCGATGACGGTGCGGTTCGTAGAGGTGATGGTTGATGCCATAGACGATGTTGAGGGCCTCCTCGCCGGCCACCTCACCTTTCACCGGACAACCCACGATCACCCGCTTCAGCCCGACGCTCTCGAAATAGGGATTGAGCGTCTCCGGTGTCTTGATCTTGCCGCTGGCCTCCAGCACCATCTCCACCCCACGCTCCTTCCAGGGCACGGCGGTGATGTCCCTGCTGCTCGACCAGGTCAACGGGGATCCCTGCACCGAGAAACCATCGGCATCGCTTGAGATGCCCCGATCCCAGCGGCCGTGCACCGAATCGAACTCCAGCAGGTGGGCGGCGGTGACGGCATCCCCGGCAGGGTCGTTGACGTGCACGAGCTCAATGCCCGGACGGCCCCAGAGTGCGCGGAACACCAGCCGACCGATGCGACCGAAGCCGTTGATACCGATGCGCATGGGGCTGTGAAAATTGACGGGTTCATTTTGATCAATCAATCTTGATTGATGCAACAACACGCCACTGACACCCGGCTCAGCGCCGATCAGGCCAGCAGCCTGCTCAAGGCCCTGGCGGATCCCACCCGGCAGCGGATCCTGCTGCAGCTGGGGAAGGGTGAACGCTGCGTCTGTGATCTGACCAGCGATCTGGATCTCGCCCAGTCCAAGCTGTCCTTCCATCTGCGGGTGCTGAAGGAGTCGGGGCTGGTCTCCGATCGCCAGAGCGGCCGCTGGATCTACTACCGCCT encodes:
- a CDS encoding ArsJ-associated glyceraldehyde-3-phosphate dehydrogenase, which gives rise to MRIGINGFGRIGRLVFRALWGRPGIELVHVNDPAGDAVTAAHLLEFDSVHGRWDRGISSDADGFSVQGSPLTWSSSRDITAVPWKERGVEMVLEASGKIKTPETLNPYFESVGLKRVIVGCPVKGEVAGEEALNIVYGINHHLYEPHRHRLITAASCTTNCLAPVVKVVHETFGIEHGMITTIHDITNTQVPIDAFKSDLRRARSGLTSLIPTTTGSAKAIAMIFPELKGKLNGHAVRVPLLNGSLTDAVFELKQAVSVEQVNAAFRAAAEGPLKGILGYEERPLVSCDYTNDDRSSIVDALSTMVVDDTQLKVFAWYDNEWGYSCRMADLTCRVVELDA
- a CDS encoding helix-turn-helix transcriptional regulator, giving the protein MQQHATDTRLSADQASSLLKALADPTRQRILLQLGKGERCVCDLTSDLDLAQSKLSFHLRVLKESGLVSDRQSGRWIYYRLEPLMIRDLETWLSDLRRHCSTAAAPCCD